The Syntrophales bacterium genomic sequence AATCCATTAATTGTGCTTCGTGAGGAGTTTGATGACTGGGCAATACTCTTTGACCCTGATACCGGTAAAGGCATGGGGCTTAATCCAACGGGCATCTTTATATGGAAACTGCTTGACGGCTCTCACACATTAAATGACATACTGAAAAAGCTGCATGGAGAATGTGAGAATGTGCCCGAAGAAGCGGAAAACGATCTTAAAGAATTCATTCAGGATTTGACAGAACGGGGGCTGGCCGGCTCTGAAGTTGCCGGGGGATAATAATCTTATGAGGACAATGAACACCCCGAGGTCTTTGGATTTAGATATTACAAATGGTTGCAATCTGCGGTGCAAATACTGCTCTCATTTCAGCAGCGAGGGGGATGTCAGCCGGGATCTGCCTGCAGAAGAGTGGCTGAACTTTTTTCAGGAACTGAATCAATGCGGGATTATGACGGTCTGTCTTCAGGGTGGGGAGCCCTTTTGCCGCGAAGATTTACCCGAGCTCATTAAAGGAATTGTTAAAAACCGGATGCGCTTCAATATATTGAGCAACGGAACGCTTATTACGGATGAGATGGCGGTTTTCTTAGCTTCAACTCACCGCTGTGATGGTGTTCAGGTCTCCATTGATGGTTCTGATGCCCCGACACACGATGTTTTCAGGGGCAAGGGCAGTTTCTCCAAGGCTGTAAAAGGAATTGAAATTTTAAGGAAACATAGTGTTCCGGTATCTGTAAGAGTTACCATTCATAAAGAGAACGTCCATAAGCTTGAGGAAATAACCCGGTTTTTACTGGAAGACTTCG encodes the following:
- the scmD gene encoding SynChlorMet cassette protein ScmD, which produces MTTTEKARPVANPLIVLREEFDDWAILFDPDTGKGMGLNPTGIFIWKLLDGSHTLNDILKKLHGECENVPEEAENDLKEFIQDLTERGLAGSEVAGG